In the Daphnia pulicaria isolate SC F1-1A chromosome 2, SC_F0-13Bv2, whole genome shotgun sequence genome, one interval contains:
- the LOC124327267 gene encoding tetraspanin-5-like isoform X2 — translation MPSNRKYRRDHSEVSCCLKYLIFGFNVIFWLTGLGIMAVGIWAWTEKDTFSNLQRLTNVALDPAFILIVAGAVTFIIGFTGCVGALRENTVLLSAYAIFLAILLLLEMTAGILGFIFKDWIKQQATGGFQAFIVHYRDDPDQQNLIDWIQEGWLQCCGIEGPKDWDRNIYFNCSSAEVGSREACGVPFSCCKPQPNEIIKNKQCGYDVRKPDYPGDRSTVVYERGCLRAGEEWVEFNLIPVAGAAVGIAILQILGICFAQNLRADIFAQKSKWGR, via the exons ATGCCGTCCAACAGGAAGTATCGTCGAGATCACAGTGAAGTTAGTTGTTGTTTAAAGTATCTCATTTTTGGATTCAATGTCATCTTTTGG CTTACTGGACTTGGAATTATGGCTGTGGGCATCTGGGCCTGGACGGAAAAAGATACATTCAGCAACCTTCAAAGACTTACGAATGTTGCTTTAGATCCAGCTTTCATTCTCATCGTAGCAGGAGCAGTCACTTTCATTATTGGATTCACAGGCTGTGTGGGGGCACTCAGAGAAAACACTGTTCTTCTCTCTGCA TATGCAATCTTCCTTGCAATTCTATTGTTACTCGAAATGACCGCAGGAATCCTAGGTTTTATATTTAAAGATTGG ATCAAACAACAAGCCACAGGAGGATTTCAAgcatttattgtacattatcGGGATGACCCTGATCAACAGAATTTGATTGATTGGATACAAGAAGGATGG CTGCAATGCTGTGGCATTGAAGGACCCAAGGATTGGGATagaaacatttatttcaaCTGCTCATCTGCCGAAGTAGGAAGCAGAGAAGCTTGTGGAGTTCCTTTCAGTTGTTGCAAACCTCAACCCAAT GAGATTATTAAAAACAAGCAGTGTGGATACGACGTCAGGAAACCGGATTAT CCAGGCGATCGGAGTACGGTTGTATACGAGCGGGGCTGTTTGAGGGCAGGGGAAGAATGGGTCGAGTTTAACCTCATTCCAGTCGCAGGAGCAGCAGTTGGTATCGCCATTTTACAG ATACTCGGCATTTGCTTTGCCCAAAACTTGCGAGCTGACATTTTCGCTCAAAAGTCCAAATGGGGTCGTTag
- the LOC124327267 gene encoding tetraspanin-5-like isoform X3: MPSNRKYRRDHSEVSCCLKYLIFGFNVIFWLTGLGIMAVGIWAWTEKDTFSNLQRLTNVALDPAFILIVAGAVTFIIGFTGCVGALRENTVLLSAYAIFLAILLLLEMTAGILGFIFKDWIKQQATGGFQAFIVHYRDDPDQQNLIDWIQEGWLQCCGIEGPKDWDRNIYFNCSSAEVGSREACGVPFSCCKPQPNEIIKNKQCGYDVRKPDYPGDRSTVVYERGCLRAGEEWVEFNLIPVAGAAVGIAILQALLSPSFGDWDG; this comes from the exons ATGCCGTCCAACAGGAAGTATCGTCGAGATCACAGTGAAGTTAGTTGTTGTTTAAAGTATCTCATTTTTGGATTCAATGTCATCTTTTGG CTTACTGGACTTGGAATTATGGCTGTGGGCATCTGGGCCTGGACGGAAAAAGATACATTCAGCAACCTTCAAAGACTTACGAATGTTGCTTTAGATCCAGCTTTCATTCTCATCGTAGCAGGAGCAGTCACTTTCATTATTGGATTCACAGGCTGTGTGGGGGCACTCAGAGAAAACACTGTTCTTCTCTCTGCA TATGCAATCTTCCTTGCAATTCTATTGTTACTCGAAATGACCGCAGGAATCCTAGGTTTTATATTTAAAGATTGG ATCAAACAACAAGCCACAGGAGGATTTCAAgcatttattgtacattatcGGGATGACCCTGATCAACAGAATTTGATTGATTGGATACAAGAAGGATGG CTGCAATGCTGTGGCATTGAAGGACCCAAGGATTGGGATagaaacatttatttcaaCTGCTCATCTGCCGAAGTAGGAAGCAGAGAAGCTTGTGGAGTTCCTTTCAGTTGTTGCAAACCTCAACCCAAT GAGATTATTAAAAACAAGCAGTGTGGATACGACGTCAGGAAACCGGATTAT CCAGGCGATCGGAGTACGGTTGTATACGAGCGGGGCTGTTTGAGGGCAGGGGAAGAATGGGTCGAGTTTAACCTCATTCCAGTCGCAGGAGCAGCAGTTGGTATCGCCATTTTACAG GCTTTACTCTCTCCTAGCTTCGGTGACTGGGACGGGTGA
- the LOC124327267 gene encoding tetraspanin-5-like isoform X1 gives MPSNRKYRRDHSEVSCCLKYLIFGFNVIFWLTGLGIMAVGIWAWTEKDTFSNLQRLTNVALDPAFILIVAGAVTFIIGFTGCVGALRENTVLLSAYAIFLAILLLLEMTAGILGFIFKDWIKQQATGGFQAFIVHYRDDPDQQNLIDWIQEGWLQCCGIEGPKDWDRNIYFNCSSAEVGSREACGVPFSCCKPQPNEIIKNKQCGYDVRKPDYNYDVAKIINDKGCLPAGEEWLERNLLIVAGVAVGVAFLQILGICFAQNLRADIFAQKSKWGR, from the exons ATGCCGTCCAACAGGAAGTATCGTCGAGATCACAGTGAAGTTAGTTGTTGTTTAAAGTATCTCATTTTTGGATTCAATGTCATCTTTTGG CTTACTGGACTTGGAATTATGGCTGTGGGCATCTGGGCCTGGACGGAAAAAGATACATTCAGCAACCTTCAAAGACTTACGAATGTTGCTTTAGATCCAGCTTTCATTCTCATCGTAGCAGGAGCAGTCACTTTCATTATTGGATTCACAGGCTGTGTGGGGGCACTCAGAGAAAACACTGTTCTTCTCTCTGCA TATGCAATCTTCCTTGCAATTCTATTGTTACTCGAAATGACCGCAGGAATCCTAGGTTTTATATTTAAAGATTGG ATCAAACAACAAGCCACAGGAGGATTTCAAgcatttattgtacattatcGGGATGACCCTGATCAACAGAATTTGATTGATTGGATACAAGAAGGATGG CTGCAATGCTGTGGCATTGAAGGACCCAAGGATTGGGATagaaacatttatttcaaCTGCTCATCTGCCGAAGTAGGAAGCAGAGAAGCTTGTGGAGTTCCTTTCAGTTGTTGCAAACCTCAACCCAAT GAGATTATTAAAAACAAGCAGTGTGGATACGACGTCAGGAAACCGGATTAT AACTATGACGTGGCGAAAATCATCAACGATAAAGGCTGCTTACCTGCAGGAGAAGAATGGCTTGAAAGAAATCTCCTAATAGTGGCTGGCGTGGCTGTCGGCGTAGCTTTTCTccag ATACTCGGCATTTGCTTTGCCCAAAACTTGCGAGCTGACATTTTCGCTCAAAAGTCCAAATGGGGTCGTTag
- the LOC124327267 gene encoding tetraspanin-5-like isoform X4, translated as MPSNRKYRRDHSEVSCCLKYLIFGFNVIFWLTGLGIMAVGIWAWTEKDTFSNLQRLTNVALDPAFILIVAGAVTFIIGFTGCVGALRENTVLLSAYAIFLAILLLLEMTAGILGFIFKDWIKQQATGGFQAFIVHYRDDPDQQNLIDWIQEGWLQCCGIEGPKDWDRNIYFNCSSAEVGSREACGVPFSCCKPQPNEIIKNKQCGYDVRKPDYPGDRSTVVYERGCLRAGEEWVEFNLIPVAGAAVGIAILQNYDVAKIINDKGCLPAGEEWLERNLLIVAGVAVGVAFLQILGICFAQNLRADIFAQKSKWGR; from the exons ATGCCGTCCAACAGGAAGTATCGTCGAGATCACAGTGAAGTTAGTTGTTGTTTAAAGTATCTCATTTTTGGATTCAATGTCATCTTTTGG CTTACTGGACTTGGAATTATGGCTGTGGGCATCTGGGCCTGGACGGAAAAAGATACATTCAGCAACCTTCAAAGACTTACGAATGTTGCTTTAGATCCAGCTTTCATTCTCATCGTAGCAGGAGCAGTCACTTTCATTATTGGATTCACAGGCTGTGTGGGGGCACTCAGAGAAAACACTGTTCTTCTCTCTGCA TATGCAATCTTCCTTGCAATTCTATTGTTACTCGAAATGACCGCAGGAATCCTAGGTTTTATATTTAAAGATTGG ATCAAACAACAAGCCACAGGAGGATTTCAAgcatttattgtacattatcGGGATGACCCTGATCAACAGAATTTGATTGATTGGATACAAGAAGGATGG CTGCAATGCTGTGGCATTGAAGGACCCAAGGATTGGGATagaaacatttatttcaaCTGCTCATCTGCCGAAGTAGGAAGCAGAGAAGCTTGTGGAGTTCCTTTCAGTTGTTGCAAACCTCAACCCAAT GAGATTATTAAAAACAAGCAGTGTGGATACGACGTCAGGAAACCGGATTAT CCAGGCGATCGGAGTACGGTTGTATACGAGCGGGGCTGTTTGAGGGCAGGGGAAGAATGGGTCGAGTTTAACCTCATTCCAGTCGCAGGAGCAGCAGTTGGTATCGCCATTTTACAG AACTATGACGTGGCGAAAATCATCAACGATAAAGGCTGCTTACCTGCAGGAGAAGAATGGCTTGAAAGAAATCTCCTAATAGTGGCTGGCGTGGCTGTCGGCGTAGCTTTTCTccag ATACTCGGCATTTGCTTTGCCCAAAACTTGCGAGCTGACATTTTCGCTCAAAAGTCCAAATGGGGTCGTTag
- the LOC124327188 gene encoding serine/threonine-protein kinase/endoribonuclease IRE2-like, with amino-acid sequence MAAPNQPQQWTTLGKLSFPQSAQTNAKSVEVFVFQGLYDGKTPVTVKRAKNSLAVVDKKVLKEINHPSITRYYITEADDEFYYIATENTTDTLEVIALKGVEGRKNTEPETTKPEIGTHKEILRQISSAVAYLHNKKIIHGNINPQSIVICEQPPTLNDLKPSPKAKLGNFEIEGARDGWKAPEYELKSEDLSPASDVFSLGIVFAYLLSNGLHPFGPVHLQQSNILFGFLHLSEEKLNDPNAVDLMKRMLDSDPTTRITIKGVLSHPYFMGSEEAVAFICKAVDEVLKPELVKVAEGGESSIVAELRNGEQPIIRGYWKQYLTPYVKKLIERRSYDAKSLTGLLLAIRDKAVQYADQSPEVKAEFGSKPEGYWIYWSTLFPSLLIHTWRVMANRLGSTV; translated from the exons ATGGCCGCTCCTAATCAGCCTCAGCAATGGACCACGCTCGGCAAACTGAGTTTTCCTCAGTCTGCCCAAACCAACGCCAAAAGTGTCGAAGTTTTCGTTTTCCAAGGACTCTACGACGGCAAAACACCAGTTACCGTCAAGCGGGCCAAAAATTCGCTCGCCGTAGTCGACAAAAAAGTGCTCAAGGAGATCAATCACCCGAGCATCACTCGTTATTACATCACCGAAGCCGACGACGAGTTCTA CTACATTGCGACTGAAAACACCACCGATACTTTGGAAGTCATAGCTCTCAAGGGTGTGGAGGGACGGAAGAATACGGAACCGGAAACGACTAAGCCGGAGATCGGCACTCACAAGGAGATTCTCCGCCAAATCTCGAGTGCCGTTGCTTACCTCCACAACAAGAAGATCATCCACGGAAACATCAATCCACAAAGCATCGTCATCTGCGAGCAGCCACCAACGCTCAACGATCTGAAACCTTCACCCAAAGCCAAACTGGGAAACTTCGAAATCGAAGG AGCTCGAGACGGTTGGAAAGCGCCCGAGTACGAACTGAAATCAGAGGATCTATCTCCGGCTTCCgat GTCTTTTCGTTGGGTATCGTCTTCGCATATTTGCTTTCCAATGGCCTACATCCTTTCGGTCCTGTTCACCTTCAACAGAGCAA TATTCTGTTTGGATTTCTACACTTGTCCGAGGAGAAGCTGAACGATCCGAATGCTGTTGATCTCATGAAGCGTATGCTCGACAGCGATCCAACAACTCGCATCACCATAAAAGGCGTCCTAAGTCATCCGTACTTTATGGGAAGTGAAGAGGCCGTGGCGTTCATCTGCAAAGCGGTGGACGAAGTTTTGAAACCGGAATTGGTTAAGGTCGCCGAAGGAGGCGAGAGTTCCATCGTCGCCGAATTGAGAAACGGAGAGCAGCCCATCATTCGTGGCTACTGGAAACAATACCTAACGCCTTACGTAAAGAAACTCATCGAGCGACGCAGTTACGACGCCAAGTCATTGACCGGTCTTTTGTTAGCCATCCGGGACAAA GCGGTGCAGTATGCGGATCAGTCCCCGGAAGTCAAGGCCGAATTCGGAAGCAAGCCCGAAGGCTACTGGATCTACTGGTCGACTTTGTTTCCTTCTTTACTCATCCACACATGGAGAGTGATGGCAAACCGGCTTGGATCGACTGTTTGA
- the LOC124327289 gene encoding adhesive plaque matrix protein-like isoform X1, which yields MKVNFFLLVLCFTIFIFAALLAVAAAGGSYHQKYPVAYNTEYKQESNYGKSYDTPKAYHFAYDVNDDYTYNNYNHQESSDDKGYVTGSYSVYLPDGRTQTVTYKADDYTGYVADVKYTGEAKYPEYKTAPAYQTGTYSAPTYPVEYKAAAPYSKPAPSYAVAPSYPKPTYPVPSYKPEYSAPAPAYKKPYSAPVYNKPEYTAPAPAYKMEYTPPSYSAPAPYKKEYSTGAY from the exons ATGAAAGTAAATTTCTTCTTGCTTGTCCTGTGTTTCACA ATTTTCATCTTTGCCGCTTTGCTTGCCGTTGCTGCTGCCGGAGGATCATATCATCAGAAATACCCTGTGGCTTATAATACAGAGTACAAGCAAGAAAGCAACTACGGAAAGAGCTATGAC ACGCCGAAGGCATATCATTTCGCTTATGACGTAAACGATGATTACACTTACAACAACTATAATCACCAAGAGAGCAGTGACGATAAGGGCTACGTTACCGGCTCTTACAGCGTCTATCTCCCAGACGGTCGCACTCAGACCGTCACCTACAAGGCTGATGATTACACTGGCTACGTCGCTGACGTCAAATACACTGGAGAAGCCAAATACCCCGAATATAAGACTGCCCCAGCATACCAGACTGGCACTTACTCCGCTCCAACCTACCCAGTCGAATACAAAGCTGCTGCGCCTTACAGTAAGCCCGCACCTTCTTACGCCGTTGCTCCTTCATACCCAAAACCAACTTACCCAGTACCCTCTTACAAACCCGAGTACTCTGCACCAGCACCCGCCTACAAGAAGCCATATTCAGCTCCCGTTTACAATAAACCCGAGTACACCGCTCCAGCACCCGCATACAAGATGGAATACACACCTCCTTCTTACTCCGCACCAGCACCATACAAGAAGGAATATTCGACTGGAGCTTACTAG
- the LOC124327289 gene encoding adhesive plaque matrix protein-like isoform X2 translates to MKIFIFAALLAVAAAGGSYHQKYPVAYNTEYKQESNYGKSYDTPKAYHFAYDVNDDYTYNNYNHQESSDDKGYVTGSYSVYLPDGRTQTVTYKADDYTGYVADVKYTGEAKYPEYKTAPAYQTGTYSAPTYPVEYKAAAPYSKPAPSYAVAPSYPKPTYPVPSYKPEYSAPAPAYKKPYSAPVYNKPEYTAPAPAYKMEYTPPSYSAPAPYKKEYSTGAY, encoded by the exons ATGAAA ATTTTCATCTTTGCCGCTTTGCTTGCCGTTGCTGCTGCCGGAGGATCATATCATCAGAAATACCCTGTGGCTTATAATACAGAGTACAAGCAAGAAAGCAACTACGGAAAGAGCTATGAC ACGCCGAAGGCATATCATTTCGCTTATGACGTAAACGATGATTACACTTACAACAACTATAATCACCAAGAGAGCAGTGACGATAAGGGCTACGTTACCGGCTCTTACAGCGTCTATCTCCCAGACGGTCGCACTCAGACCGTCACCTACAAGGCTGATGATTACACTGGCTACGTCGCTGACGTCAAATACACTGGAGAAGCCAAATACCCCGAATATAAGACTGCCCCAGCATACCAGACTGGCACTTACTCCGCTCCAACCTACCCAGTCGAATACAAAGCTGCTGCGCCTTACAGTAAGCCCGCACCTTCTTACGCCGTTGCTCCTTCATACCCAAAACCAACTTACCCAGTACCCTCTTACAAACCCGAGTACTCTGCACCAGCACCCGCCTACAAGAAGCCATATTCAGCTCCCGTTTACAATAAACCCGAGTACACCGCTCCAGCACCCGCATACAAGATGGAATACACACCTCCTTCTTACTCCGCACCAGCACCATACAAGAAGGAATATTCGACTGGAGCTTACTAG
- the LOC124327292 gene encoding adhesive plaque matrix protein-like isoform X2 produces the protein MKIFIFAALLAVAAAGGSYHEKYPMAYNTEYKQESNYGKSYDTPKAYHFAYDVNDDYTYNNYNHQESSDDKGYVTGSYSVYLPDGRTQTVTYKADDYTGYVADVKYTGEAKYPEYKTAPAYQTGTYSAPTYPVEYKAAAPYSKPAPSYAVAPSYPKPTYPVPSYKPEYSAPAPAYKKPYSAPVYNKPEYTAPAPAYKMEYTPPSYSAPAPYKKEYSTGAY, from the exons ATGAAA ATTTTCATCTTTGCCGCTTTGCTTGCCGTTGCTGCTGCCGGAGGATCATATCATGAGAAATACCCCATGGCTTATAATACAGAGTACAAGCAAGAAAGCAACTACGGAAAGAGCTATGAC ACGCCGAAGGCATATCATTTCGCTTATGACGTAAACGATGATTACACTTACAACAACTATAATCACCAAGAGAGCAGTGACGATAAGGGCTACGTTACCGGCTCTTACAGCGTCTATCTCCCAGACGGTCGCACTCAGACCGTCACCTACAAGGCTGATGATTACACTGGCTACGTCGCTGACGTCAAATACACTGGAGAAGCCAAATACCCCGAATATAAGACTGCCCCAGCATACCAGACTGGCACTTACTCCGCTCCAACCTACCCAGTCGAATACAAAGCTGCTGCGCCTTACAGTAAGCCCGCACCTTCTTACGCCGTTGCTCCTTCATACCCAAAACCAACTTACCCAGTACCCTCTTACAAACCCGAGTACTCTGCACCAGCACCCGCCTACAAGAAGCCATATTCAGCTCCCGTTTACAATAAACCCGAGTACACCGCTCCAGCACCCGCATACAAGATGGAATACACACCTCCTTCTTACTCCGCACCAGCACCATACAAGAAGGAATATTCGACTGGAGCTTACTAG
- the LOC124327292 gene encoding adhesive plaque matrix protein-like isoform X1: protein MKVNFFLLVLCFTIFIFAALLAVAAAGGSYHEKYPMAYNTEYKQESNYGKSYDTPKAYHFAYDVNDDYTYNNYNHQESSDDKGYVTGSYSVYLPDGRTQTVTYKADDYTGYVADVKYTGEAKYPEYKTAPAYQTGTYSAPTYPVEYKAAAPYSKPAPSYAVAPSYPKPTYPVPSYKPEYSAPAPAYKKPYSAPVYNKPEYTAPAPAYKMEYTPPSYSAPAPYKKEYSTGAY, encoded by the exons ATGAAAGTAAATTTCTTCTTGCTTGTCCTGTGTTTCACA ATTTTCATCTTTGCCGCTTTGCTTGCCGTTGCTGCTGCCGGAGGATCATATCATGAGAAATACCCCATGGCTTATAATACAGAGTACAAGCAAGAAAGCAACTACGGAAAGAGCTATGAC ACGCCGAAGGCATATCATTTCGCTTATGACGTAAACGATGATTACACTTACAACAACTATAATCACCAAGAGAGCAGTGACGATAAGGGCTACGTTACCGGCTCTTACAGCGTCTATCTCCCAGACGGTCGCACTCAGACCGTCACCTACAAGGCTGATGATTACACTGGCTACGTCGCTGACGTCAAATACACTGGAGAAGCCAAATACCCCGAATATAAGACTGCCCCAGCATACCAGACTGGCACTTACTCCGCTCCAACCTACCCAGTCGAATACAAAGCTGCTGCGCCTTACAGTAAGCCCGCACCTTCTTACGCCGTTGCTCCTTCATACCCAAAACCAACTTACCCAGTACCCTCTTACAAACCCGAGTACTCTGCACCAGCACCCGCCTACAAGAAGCCATATTCAGCTCCCGTTTACAATAAACCCGAGTACACCGCTCCAGCACCCGCATACAAGATGGAATACACACCTCCTTCTTACTCCGCACCAGCACCATACAAGAAGGAATATTCGACTGGAGCTTACTAG
- the LOC124327298 gene encoding adhesive plaque matrix protein-like has protein sequence MKVFICVVLIAVVAVNGQSYPKKPAPAYPSPSYPSYPKPSYPSYPKPSYPSYPKPSYPPADYAKPAYPTYPQTYDAPMPYNFEWAVKDDYSNNNYNHQETGDDKGYVTGSYSVDLPDGRKQTVEYKADDYTGYVADVKYEGEAQFSESKPAPYKPAAAYPEYKQPAYPTYPAPSSYPKPTYPKPSYPKPAYKSEYPAPTYPSYPPPTYPSYPPRYPTRY, from the exons ATGAAG GTCTTCATTTGCGTCGTTCTCATCGCTGTCGTTGCTGTCAACGGCCAGTCTTATCCTAAGAAGCCTGCTCCGGCTTACCCTTCTCCGTCTTACCCATCTTACCCAAAACCATCCTATCCTTCTTATCCTAAACCATCCTATCCTTCTTACCCTAAACCATCGTACCCTCCTGCGGATTATGCCAAGCCAGCATACCCGACATATCCTCAAACTTACGAT GCTCCGATGCCCTACAACTTCGAATGGGCCGTTAAAGATGACTACAgtaacaacaactacaaccaCCAGGAGACCGGTGACGACAAGGGCTACGTAACCGGCTCTTACAGCGTCGATCTCCCCGACGGTCGCAAACAGACTGTTGAATACAAGGCTGACGACTACACTGGATACGTGGCCGATGTGAAATACGAAGGCGAGGCCCAATTCTCCGAGTCCAAGCCGGCACCATACAAGCCAGCTGCTGCTTACCCGGAATACAAGCAACCGGCTTATCCAACTTATCCAGCACCTTCGTCATACCCAAAGCCAACTTATCCCAAACCAAGTTATCCCAAACCCGCTTACAAGTCCGAGTATCCAGCTCCAACTTATCCTTCTTACCCTCCTCCTACTTATCCGTCTTATCCTCCTAGATACCCCACAagatattaa
- the LOC124327318 gene encoding adhesive plaque matrix protein-like isoform X1, translating to MKVLILAALVAVVASQAYPKPQYPKPTYPQPSYPKPAYPEPAYPKPAYPSPAYAKTPEYAPMPYNFDWAVKDDPSYNDYAHQETADDKGYVTGSYRVLLPDGRTQVVNYKADDYTGYVADVKFEGEAKEYKPAYKPAYPSPAYPSPAYPSPAYPSPAYPSPAYPAPKYPTKY from the exons atgaag GTTTTAATTCTCGCTGCACTGGTCGCCGTTGTCGCTTCTCAAGCGTACCCTAAGCCGCAATACCCAAAGCCCACTTACCCCCAACCATCATACCCAAAGCCCGCTTACCCCGAGCCAGCATACCCTAAACCAGCGTACCCATCTCCAGCTTACGCCAAGACCCCCGAATAC GCCCCGATGCCCTACAACTTTGACTGGGCCGTTAAGGACGATCCTTCCTACAATGACTACGCTCACCAAGAGACCGCTGACGACAAGGGTTACGTCACCGGCTCTTACCGCGTCCTTCTTCCCGACGGCCGCACTCAAGTCGTCAACTACAAGGCCGATGATTACACTGGTTACGTTGCCGATGTTAAATTCGAGGGTGAAGCCAAGGAGTACAAGCCCGCCTACAAGCCAGCATACCCAAGCCCCGCTTACCCAAGCCCCGCTTACCCAAGCCCAGCATACCCAAGCCCAGCATACCCAAGCCCAGCATACCCAGCTCCTAAATACCCAACCAAATATTAA
- the LOC124327318 gene encoding adhesive plaque matrix protein-like isoform X2: protein MKVLILAALVAVVASQAYPKPQYPKPTYPQPSYPKPAYPEPAYPKPAYPSPAYAKTPEYAPMPYNFDWAVKDDPSYNDYAHQETADDKGYVTGSYRVLLPDGRTQVVNYKADDYTGYVADVKFEGEAKEYKPAYKPAYPSPAYPSPAYPSPAYPSPAYPSPAYPAPKYPTKY from the exons ATGAAG GTTTTAATTCTCGCTGCACTGGTCGCCGTTGTCGCTTCTCAAGCGTACCCTAAGCCGCAATACCCAAAGCCCACTTACCCCCAACCATCATACCCAAAGCCCGCTTACCCCGAGCCAGCATACCCTAAACCAGCGTACCCATCTCCAGCTTACGCCAAGACCCCCGAATAC GCCCCGATGCCCTACAACTTTGACTGGGCCGTTAAGGACGATCCTTCCTACAATGACTACGCTCACCAAGAGACCGCTGACGACAAGGGTTACGTCACCGGCTCTTACCGCGTCCTTCTTCCCGACGGCCGCACTCAAGTCGTCAACTACAAGGCCGATGATTACACTGGTTACGTTGCCGATGTTAAATTCGAGGGTGAAGCCAAGGAGTACAAGCCCGCCTACAAGCCAGCATACCCAAGCCCCGCTTACCCAAGCCCCGCTTACCCAAGCCCAGCATACCCAAGCCCAGCATACCCAAGCCCAGCATACCCAGCTCCTAAATACCCAACCAAATATTAA
- the LOC124327318 gene encoding adhesive plaque matrix protein-like isoform X3, which produces MKFIILAALVAVVASQAYPKPQYPKPTYPQPSYPKPAYPEPAYPKPAYPSPAYAKTPEYAPMPYNFDWAVKDDPSYNDYAHQETADDKGYVTGSYRVLLPDGRTQVVNYKADDYTGYVADVKYEGEAKEYKPAYKPAYPSPAYPSPAYPSPAYPSPAYPAPKYPTKY; this is translated from the exons ATGAAG TTCATCATTCTCGCTGCATTGGTCGCCGTGGTCGCTTCCCAAGCGTACCCTAAGCCGCAATACCCAAAGCCCACTTACCCCCAACCATCATACCCAAAGCCCGCTTACCCCGAGCCAGCATACCCTAAACCAGCGTACCCATCTCCAGCTTACGCCAAGACCCCCGAATAC GCCCCGATGCCCTACAACTTTGACTGGGCCGTTAAGGACGATCCTTCCTACAATGACTACGCTCACCAGGAGACCGCTGACGACAAGGGTTACGTCACCGGCTCTTACCGCGTTCTTCTTCCCGATGGCCGCACTCAAGTCGTCAACTACAAGGCCGATGATTACACTGGCTACGTTGCCGATGTCAAATACGAAGGCGAAGCCAAGGAGTACAAGCCTGCCTACAAGCCAGCATACCCAAGCCCCGCTTACCCAAGCCCAGCATACCCAAGCCCGGCATACCCAAGCCCAGCATACCCCGCTCCTAAATACCCAACCAAATATTAA